In Anaerolineales bacterium, a single genomic region encodes these proteins:
- a CDS encoding argininosuccinate synthase, translating to MERNLAKKVVLAYSGGLDTSIIVTWLKETYGCEVICFTADIGQGVGETASLERRARESGAGKLISKDLREEFAREYIFPLVRSGAVYEGKYLLGTSIARPLIAKHQVLAAEQTGADAVAHGCTGKGNDQVRFELTYTALNPRLKVIAPWREWDIRSREDAVAYAKTRGIALPDTTGKSLYSRDRNLWHLSHEGGPLENLANAPEEDLFQLTVSPEKAPDAPEFVEIGFEKGNPVSLNSKKLSGAKLIESLNEIGGRNGVGRVDLVENRLVGMKSRGIYETPGGTILVAAHRELESITLDRETQHEKERAALRYAELVYFGQWFTPLREDLQAYLDRTQEHVTGSIVLKLYKGNLIVERRSSPFSLYREEFATFGHSLVYDHSDAAGFIHLFGLPLKVRALLEEGGKDIPPVAPEEVDRD from the coding sequence ATGGAAAGAAACTTGGCCAAGAAAGTGGTCCTCGCCTACTCCGGCGGGTTGGACACCTCGATCATCGTCACCTGGCTGAAGGAAACCTACGGCTGCGAGGTGATCTGCTTCACCGCCGACATCGGCCAGGGTGTCGGCGAGACCGCCTCGCTCGAGAGGCGCGCCAGGGAATCCGGCGCCGGCAAGCTGATCTCGAAGGATCTGCGTGAGGAATTCGCGCGGGAGTACATCTTCCCGCTGGTGCGCTCGGGCGCGGTCTACGAAGGCAAGTACCTGCTGGGCACGTCCATTGCCCGGCCGTTGATCGCCAAGCATCAGGTGTTGGCGGCGGAGCAAACCGGCGCCGACGCCGTCGCCCACGGCTGCACCGGCAAGGGCAACGACCAGGTGCGCTTCGAGCTTACCTACACCGCGCTCAACCCGCGCTTGAAGGTGATCGCACCCTGGCGCGAGTGGGACATCCGCTCGCGGGAGGATGCGGTAGCCTACGCAAAAACGCGCGGGATCGCCCTCCCGGATACGACGGGAAAATCGCTCTACAGCCGAGACCGCAATCTGTGGCACCTATCCCACGAGGGCGGGCCGCTCGAAAACCTCGCCAATGCCCCGGAGGAGGACCTCTTCCAGTTGACGGTTTCCCCCGAAAAGGCGCCGGATGCTCCGGAATTCGTGGAAATCGGCTTCGAGAAAGGCAACCCGGTTTCGTTGAACAGCAAGAAGCTTTCCGGCGCCAAACTCATCGAAAGCCTGAACGAGATCGGCGGACGCAACGGTGTCGGCCGGGTCGATCTGGTGGAGAACCGGCTGGTGGGGATGAAATCCCGCGGGATCTACGAAACCCCCGGCGGGACGATCCTGGTCGCAGCCCACCGCGAATTGGAAAGCATCACCCTTGACCGGGAGACCCAGCACGAAAAGGAACGGGCCGCCCTGCGCTACGCCGAGCTGGTGTATTTCGGCCAGTGGTTCACGCCGCTGCGCGAGGATCTGCAGGCCTACCTCGACCGCACGCAGGAGCACGTGACGGGATCGATTGTGCTCAAACTCTACAAGGGCAACCTGATCGTGGAGCGGCGCTCGAGTCCGTTCAGCTTGTACCGCGAGGAATTCGCCACTTTCGGCCATTCGCTGGTCTACGATCACAGCGACGCCGCCGGATTCATCCACCTGTTCGGCCTTCCGCTCAAAGTGCGGGCTTTGCTGGAAGAAGGCGGCAAGGACATTCCGCCGGTGGCTCCGGAAGAAGTGGACCGGGATTAA
- the lysW gene encoding lysine biosynthesis protein LysW, whose protein sequence is MKGLCPECEGEVAVPDDAQTGEILVCPDCGVELELTGLDPVTLSLAPKEAEDWGE, encoded by the coding sequence ATGAAAGGTCTTTGCCCAGAATGCGAAGGAGAGGTCGCCGTCCCGGACGACGCGCAGACGGGTGAAATCCTGGTTTGCCCGGATTGCGGAGTCGAGCTGGAGCTGACGGGATTGGATCCCGTGACGCTGTCCCTGGCTCCGAAGGAAGCCGAGGATTGGGGCGAGTGA
- the plsX gene encoding phosphate acyltransferase PlsX — protein MRIALDAMGSDNYPRPDVEGAVMAAREYGEEILLVGDEQAVRPVLDSFSPGGLPIRLVHAPEMMTMNEKGLALALKAKQKEPKTSMAVGVDLVKQGQADAFVTMGNTGAAAAVAFFRLGMLPGIERPALAPAFPTRTGFCVVLDIGINPDLQPKNLFEFAVMGSAYAQAVRGVERPRVALLSNGEETGKGNFLVREATPLLQAGGLNFIGNAEPKEVYAGSVDVLVTDGFSGNVFLKSSEAVAKLIVDTIKEKILAGSVTVKLGGALVKPALSSIRKLLDPSEEGAAPLLGVNGLVFIGHGRSDALAVKNAVRVAIGAAKSGMQDLIRTEISRLGAGLPAVS, from the coding sequence ATGCGAATCGCCCTGGATGCAATGGGGTCCGACAACTACCCCCGTCCGGACGTGGAAGGCGCGGTGATGGCCGCGCGCGAGTACGGCGAGGAGATCCTGCTGGTCGGCGATGAGCAAGCCGTTCGCCCGGTTCTGGATTCGTTCTCCCCCGGCGGCCTGCCGATCCGCCTGGTCCACGCCCCCGAAATGATGACCATGAACGAGAAGGGGCTGGCGCTGGCGCTCAAGGCCAAACAAAAAGAACCCAAGACTTCGATGGCGGTCGGCGTGGACCTGGTCAAACAAGGCCAGGCCGACGCCTTCGTGACGATGGGCAACACGGGCGCGGCGGCGGCGGTGGCCTTCTTCCGGCTCGGCATGCTGCCCGGAATCGAACGCCCGGCGCTCGCCCCCGCCTTCCCGACCCGCACGGGTTTCTGCGTGGTCCTCGACATCGGGATCAATCCGGACCTGCAGCCGAAAAACCTGTTCGAATTCGCCGTGATGGGATCGGCCTACGCACAAGCCGTGCGCGGGGTGGAGCGTCCGCGCGTGGCTTTGCTTTCGAACGGCGAAGAAACCGGCAAGGGCAACTTTCTGGTCCGCGAAGCCACCCCGCTGCTGCAGGCCGGCGGTTTGAACTTCATCGGCAACGCCGAGCCCAAGGAAGTGTACGCCGGAAGCGTGGACGTCCTGGTCACCGACGGCTTCTCCGGAAACGTCTTCCTGAAATCCTCGGAGGCGGTGGCCAAGCTGATCGTCGACACGATCAAGGAAAAAATCCTGGCCGGGTCCGTGACGGTCAAGCTGGGCGGCGCGCTGGTCAAACCCGCGCTGAGCAGCATCCGCAAGCTGTTGGATCCGAGCGAGGAAGGGGCGGCGCCGCTGCTCGGCGTGAATGGGCTGGTGTTCATCGGCCACGGCCGCTCGGACGCCCTGGCGGTGAAGAACGCCGTCCGCGTCGCGATCGGCGCCGCAAAATCCGGCATGCAGGATCTTATCCGCACGGAGATCTCCCGCCTGGGGGCGGGGCTTCCGGCGGTATCCTAA
- a CDS encoding YfhL family 4Fe-4S dicluster ferredoxin, with protein sequence MAYKISDDCLSCGVCEPECPNQAISMGDAHYEINPDRCTECVGFFDQPQCASVCPNEAIGPDPDRRESKEELLAKKNRLHP encoded by the coding sequence GTGGCCTACAAAATTTCCGACGACTGCCTGAGCTGCGGGGTTTGTGAACCGGAATGCCCCAACCAGGCGATCAGCATGGGGGACGCGCATTACGAAATCAATCCGGACCGGTGCACGGAATGCGTCGGCTTTTTCGATCAGCCGCAGTGCGCGTCGGTCTGCCCCAACGAGGCGATCGGCCCGGATCCGGACCGCAGGGAATCCAAAGAGGAGCTCCTGGCCAAGAAGAACCGGCTGCACCCGTAA
- the lysX gene encoding lysine biosynthesis protein LysX — MKIGVLMTRLRIEEKWLFEALEKRGVEYEKIDDREAVFDLNHPGEWDHLSVLLERSLSYGRGLYACKILNGWGIPTVNTSAVADTCGDKLWTSAALKFAGIPQPEVKVAFTPESALAAIEKMGYPVVLKPVIGSWGRMVAKINDRDAAEAVLEAREVLGNYQQNIFYIQEYIRKPGRDIRAFVVGERTIAAIYRSSEHWITNTARGGQGSPCPVTPDLDRISVAAARAVGGGVLAVDILEDETRGYLVNEVNHTMEFHTSVPATGIDIPGYVIDYTIEVGKKKDQFQAQYHPVPRASVMEILK; from the coding sequence ATGAAGATCGGCGTGTTGATGACCCGCTTGCGCATCGAAGAAAAGTGGCTGTTCGAAGCGCTCGAAAAGCGCGGCGTCGAATACGAAAAAATCGACGACCGGGAGGCGGTGTTCGACCTCAACCATCCCGGCGAGTGGGACCACCTCTCGGTGCTACTCGAACGGTCCCTCTCCTACGGGCGCGGGCTGTACGCCTGTAAAATCCTCAACGGCTGGGGCATTCCCACGGTGAACACTTCGGCCGTGGCCGATACCTGCGGCGACAAGCTGTGGACTTCCGCGGCATTGAAGTTCGCAGGCATCCCCCAGCCCGAGGTGAAGGTAGCTTTCACGCCGGAAAGCGCGCTGGCGGCGATCGAAAAGATGGGCTACCCGGTGGTGCTCAAGCCGGTTATCGGCTCATGGGGCCGGATGGTGGCGAAGATCAACGACCGCGACGCCGCCGAAGCGGTCCTCGAGGCGCGCGAGGTGCTGGGCAACTACCAGCAGAACATCTTCTACATCCAGGAATACATCCGAAAGCCGGGGCGCGACATCCGCGCCTTCGTCGTCGGCGAGCGGACGATCGCCGCGATCTATCGCTCGTCGGAGCACTGGATCACCAACACCGCCCGCGGCGGCCAGGGATCGCCCTGCCCGGTCACCCCGGACCTGGACCGGATCAGTGTCGCCGCGGCGCGGGCGGTCGGAGGCGGGGTCCTCGCGGTCGACATTCTCGAAGACGAAACCCGCGGCTACCTGGTCAACGAGGTCAACCACACGATGGAGTTCCATACCTCGGTGCCGGCCACCGGGATCGACATCCCCGGATACGTAATCGACTATACGATCGAAGTGGGCAAAAAGAAGGACCAATTCCAAGCGCAATACCACCCGGTGCCGCGCGCGTCGGTCATGGAGATATTGAAATGA
- a CDS encoding [LysW]-aminoadipate kinase — protein sequence MLVVKIGGAAGNNMDAVCADLAQLIRSGQRAVLVHGGSEETNAVSEKLGHPPKFVTSPSGFTSRYTDRETLEIFAMVTAGKINILLVERLQRLGVNAFGLSGVDGRAMQAKRKEAVRSVENGRVRMLHGDHTGTIEKVDAALLQTLIQSGLTLVVAPLAISPEGVALNVDADRAAAMIAGALKAESLVILTNVPGLMRKFPDQSTLLPKIERAGLEDALKYAEGRMKKKVLGASEALGEGVRRVIFADSRIPRPVTAALAGKGTVIT from the coding sequence ATGCTCGTCGTAAAAATCGGCGGAGCCGCCGGCAACAACATGGACGCCGTGTGTGCGGATCTGGCCCAACTCATCCGATCCGGACAGCGGGCGGTGCTAGTCCACGGCGGATCGGAGGAGACCAACGCGGTTTCCGAGAAGCTCGGCCATCCCCCGAAATTCGTCACCAGCCCGTCGGGCTTCACCTCGCGCTACACCGACCGCGAGACGCTCGAGATTTTCGCCATGGTCACCGCGGGCAAGATCAACATCCTCCTGGTCGAGCGGCTGCAGCGGCTCGGCGTCAACGCCTTCGGCCTCTCGGGGGTGGACGGGCGTGCGATGCAGGCCAAGCGCAAGGAAGCCGTACGGTCGGTGGAGAACGGGCGGGTGCGGATGCTGCACGGCGACCACACCGGAACGATTGAGAAGGTCGACGCGGCGCTGCTGCAGACGCTGATCCAATCCGGGCTGACCTTGGTCGTCGCACCGCTGGCGATCTCGCCCGAGGGCGTGGCGCTCAACGTGGATGCCGACCGTGCGGCGGCGATGATCGCCGGTGCGCTCAAAGCCGAAAGCCTGGTGATTCTCACCAATGTCCCCGGGCTGATGCGCAAGTTCCCCGACCAAAGCACGCTCCTCCCGAAGATCGAGCGCGCGGGACTCGAAGACGCGCTTAAGTACGCCGAGGGTCGGATGAAGAAGAAGGTTCTCGGCGCGAGCGAGGCGCTCGGTGAAGGCGTTCGGCGGGTGATCTTCGCCGACAGCCGGATCCCGCGGCCGGTAACCGCCGCACTGGCGGGGAAAGGGACGGTCATTACGTGA
- the argH gene encoding argininosuccinate lyase, whose translation MTQLWTGRFQESLDPKAAALNDSLSFDRRLSAQDVRGSTAWAHALRRAGVLTEEEAGRIEEGLKQIGRELAEGAFAFAPSDEDIHTAVERRLGELIGAAAGKLHTGRSRNDQVAADFRMWIVEAESRILGGVRALQEALLARAQADFGAVLPGYTHTQRAQPILLSHWWLSHFWALDRDRLRLREIRERAAVCPLGSGALAGTAFPVDRDALAAELGFKSASPNSIDAVADRDFAAEFLFAAAMLGVHVSRMADALILFSTAEFGFVELDDAYATGSSLMPQKKNPDLLELARGKSGKLIGLLTGLLAVLKGLPSAYDKDLQEDKPAAFEAADTLEAVLPALRGVLETLTVHRERMAAALDDGMFATDLADYLVRRGVPFRQAHTAAGRAVRRAIELGIPLSRLEMAELRKIHPAVGQDLAQVFCTESALSHRSAKGGTAPSAVKEQIDRAVQILQEK comes from the coding sequence ATGACACAACTGTGGACCGGGCGATTTCAAGAAAGCCTCGACCCAAAAGCGGCGGCGCTGAACGATTCGCTGTCCTTCGACCGCCGCCTGTCGGCCCAGGACGTGCGCGGGTCGACCGCCTGGGCGCACGCGCTGCGGCGCGCCGGCGTGCTGACGGAGGAAGAAGCCGGCCGGATCGAAGAAGGGCTGAAGCAGATCGGAAGGGAATTGGCGGAAGGCGCCTTTGCCTTCGCGCCGTCGGACGAGGACATCCACACCGCCGTCGAACGCAGGCTGGGCGAGCTGATCGGGGCAGCGGCCGGAAAACTGCACACCGGCCGCAGCCGCAACGACCAGGTGGCGGCCGATTTCCGGATGTGGATCGTGGAGGCGGAAAGCCGGATCCTGGGTGGAGTCCGCGCGCTGCAGGAGGCGTTGCTTGCCCGGGCCCAGGCCGATTTCGGCGCGGTTCTCCCCGGATACACCCATACCCAGCGGGCGCAGCCGATCCTGCTTTCGCATTGGTGGCTCTCGCACTTCTGGGCGCTCGACCGCGACCGCCTGCGCCTGCGGGAGATCCGGGAGCGGGCCGCGGTCTGTCCGTTGGGAAGCGGCGCGCTGGCGGGGACGGCGTTTCCCGTCGACCGCGACGCGCTGGCCGCGGAGCTGGGGTTTAAATCGGCCTCACCCAACAGCATCGACGCCGTTGCGGACCGGGATTTCGCGGCCGAGTTCCTCTTCGCCGCGGCGATGCTCGGCGTGCATGTCAGCCGGATGGCGGACGCGCTGATCCTGTTTTCCACGGCCGAGTTCGGATTTGTCGAATTGGACGACGCCTATGCCACCGGCTCAAGCCTGATGCCGCAGAAGAAGAATCCGGACCTGCTCGAGTTGGCGCGCGGGAAGAGCGGGAAGCTGATCGGTCTGCTGACCGGGCTGTTGGCCGTGCTGAAGGGCCTGCCGTCCGCCTACGACAAGGATTTGCAGGAGGACAAGCCGGCGGCGTTCGAAGCGGCGGACACCCTGGAGGCGGTCCTTCCGGCATTGCGCGGCGTTTTGGAGACCCTGACGGTTCACCGGGAGCGGATGGCCGCCGCGCTCGACGACGGGATGTTCGCCACCGACTTGGCGGACTACCTGGTCCGCCGGGGCGTCCCGTTCCGGCAGGCGCACACCGCCGCGGGCCGGGCGGTGCGGCGGGCGATCGAACTTGGGATCCCGCTATCCCGCCTGGAGATGGCGGAACTCCGGAAGATCCACCCCGCGGTCGGGCAGGATCTCGCGCAGGTCTTTTGCACGGAGAGCGCGCTTTCCCACCGCAGCGCCAAAGGCGGCACGGCCCCCTCCGCCGTGAAGGAGCAGATCGACCGGGCGGTGCAGATCTTGCAGGAAAAATGA
- a CDS encoding N-acetyl-gamma-glutamyl-phosphate reductase, with protein MNGKLKAGIVGASGYTGGELLRLLLGHPQIDVVQATSERHVGEYVHSTHPHLRKRTALQFVSRQVLKECDVLFLALPHGEAQKEIGRYAGLAGKIVDLSADFRLKDPAAYKKWYGRDHAAPQWIGKFVYGLPEFHRAEMQTAEYISGVGCNATAANLALAPLVRGGLLDSARTVIVDVKVGSSEGGGSPNAGSHHPERAGVIRTYAPSGHRHTAEVIQELGLPDFHMTITSVDLVRGALAAAHCFAKPGVTEKDLWRAYRAFAKAEPFLRIVKEKTGVHRVPDPKILAGSNYVDLGFELDPDTGRIVSMAAIDNLMKGASGSAVQAMNVMCGFEETLGLEFGGLHPI; from the coding sequence ATGAACGGAAAACTCAAAGCCGGCATCGTCGGCGCCTCGGGCTATACCGGCGGCGAGCTGCTGCGACTCCTCCTCGGGCATCCGCAGATCGACGTCGTGCAGGCGACGTCCGAGCGGCACGTGGGCGAATACGTCCATTCGACTCACCCGCACCTGCGCAAACGGACGGCCTTGCAGTTCGTCTCACGCCAGGTGCTCAAGGAATGCGACGTCCTGTTTCTTGCCCTGCCCCATGGCGAGGCGCAGAAGGAGATCGGGCGCTACGCGGGATTGGCGGGAAAGATCGTCGACCTCTCGGCGGATTTTCGGCTGAAAGACCCGGCGGCGTATAAAAAATGGTACGGCCGCGACCACGCCGCCCCGCAGTGGATCGGCAAATTCGTGTACGGGCTGCCGGAATTCCACCGCGCGGAGATGCAAACGGCGGAGTACATCAGCGGCGTGGGGTGCAACGCCACCGCGGCCAACCTGGCCTTGGCGCCGCTGGTCCGCGGCGGATTGCTGGATTCGGCCCGCACGGTGATCGTCGACGTGAAGGTCGGATCCTCCGAGGGGGGGGGCAGTCCGAACGCCGGCTCGCACCACCCGGAACGGGCGGGCGTGATCCGCACGTACGCGCCCTCCGGCCACCGCCACACGGCCGAGGTGATCCAGGAGCTGGGCCTTCCGGATTTTCACATGACCATCACCTCGGTGGACCTCGTCCGCGGGGCGTTGGCCGCGGCGCATTGCTTCGCCAAACCCGGCGTGACCGAGAAGGATCTGTGGCGGGCGTACCGGGCCTTCGCCAAGGCGGAGCCGTTCCTCCGAATCGTCAAGGAAAAGACCGGCGTGCACCGCGTCCCGGATCCGAAAATCCTCGCCGGCAGCAACTACGTCGATCTCGGTTTTGAATTGGACCCGGATACGGGCCGGATCGTTTCCATGGCGGCGATCGACAATTTGATGAAGGGTGCCTCCGGTTCGGCCGTTCAGGCGATGAACGTGATGTGCGGCTTCGAAGAGACCCTGGGGTTGGAATTCGGCGGGTTGCACCCGATATAG
- the carA gene encoding glutamine-hydrolyzing carbamoyl-phosphate synthase small subunit, translating to MNAATLALEDGTVLRGEAFGAQADAVFELVFNTSLSGYQEILTDPSYRGQGVLFTCPHIGNVGVNREDCEAERPQVSAAVVRSISPAVSNWRAEKPLAEWLAEAGIPGISGVDTRFLTRRLRDGGTQKAALSTRGADPQKLLETARAWEGLDGRDMVSEISCPREYAWAGDPGSKWVADGAGALKGKHILAYDFGMKRNILRHLASEGARVTVVPSGTPAKKALALKPDGIFLSNGPGDPRGLPKIVAAVRSLLESGIPTLGICLGHQLIGLALEGRIAKLKFGHHGGNHPVRDEGTRGVWITAQNHNYIVEAESLPKDEAEVTMVSLNDGSVEGLRLKRRPVFCVQFHPEASPGPHDAREVFGRFFAMVVKGGD from the coding sequence GTGAACGCCGCGACCCTGGCGCTGGAAGACGGAACCGTCCTGCGTGGGGAGGCCTTCGGCGCGCAAGCCGACGCCGTTTTTGAACTGGTCTTCAACACCAGCCTGAGCGGCTACCAGGAAATCCTCACCGATCCCTCCTACCGCGGGCAGGGAGTGCTGTTCACCTGCCCGCACATCGGCAACGTGGGAGTCAACCGCGAGGATTGCGAAGCGGAGCGCCCGCAGGTCTCGGCGGCGGTAGTGCGGTCGATCAGCCCGGCGGTTTCCAACTGGCGCGCGGAAAAGCCGCTGGCGGAGTGGCTGGCGGAGGCCGGAATCCCCGGGATCAGCGGCGTCGATACGCGCTTTCTCACCCGCCGGCTGCGCGACGGCGGGACCCAAAAGGCGGCGCTCTCGACGCGCGGCGCGGATCCGCAGAAGCTCCTCGAGACGGCGCGCGCCTGGGAAGGGCTCGACGGGCGCGACATGGTCAGCGAAATCTCCTGCCCGCGGGAATACGCCTGGGCGGGCGATCCGGGCAGCAAGTGGGTGGCGGACGGCGCGGGGGCTCTGAAGGGGAAGCACATCCTGGCCTACGACTTCGGCATGAAGCGCAACATCCTTCGCCATCTGGCGTCGGAGGGCGCGCGGGTGACCGTGGTTCCCTCGGGCACGCCGGCCAAGAAGGCCTTGGCGCTCAAGCCGGACGGCATCTTCCTTTCCAACGGACCGGGCGATCCGCGCGGCTTGCCGAAAATCGTCGCCGCCGTGCGTTCGCTTCTGGAGAGCGGCATCCCCACCCTCGGCATCTGCCTGGGGCACCAGTTGATCGGGCTGGCGCTCGAAGGGCGGATCGCAAAATTGAAGTTTGGCCATCACGGCGGCAACCATCCGGTGCGAGACGAGGGCACGCGCGGGGTTTGGATCACCGCCCAAAACCACAATTACATCGTCGAGGCCGAAAGCCTGCCGAAGGACGAGGCCGAGGTCACGATGGTTTCGCTCAACGACGGTTCGGTGGAGGGCTTGCGGCTGAAGCGGCGCCCGGTCTTCTGCGTCCAATTCCATCCCGAGGCTTCGCCCGGGCCGCACGACGCCCGGGAGGTGTTCGGCCGGTTCTTCGCGATGGTGGTGAAAGGCGGGGATTGA
- the fabF gene encoding beta-ketoacyl-ACP synthase II, translating to MTNPRPRVVITGMGAITPLGLTVPELWQGLLEGRSGISRISQFDAGFLPCQIAGEVKGFDPGRYINIKEARRMARCSQFVLSTAQEALRAAGLEGGFPDPERVGVLLGTAVGGWDRMAEGLKVMWNQGYLKVNPFIPPSSIPNMPGHHLSQKYQALGPLNTVPTACAAGTQAIGEAAELVRRGAADIVLTGGVEALVVDFMIASFCVMRALPVNFNDFPERASRPFTRDREGFVFSEGCAILVVESLESARERGAPIVAEILGQSSSSDAFHIAAPDPTSKGAVRAIRWALADAGITPEQVDYINAHGTSTPANDLMETNAIKQVFGERAKRIPVSSTKSMIGHPLGAAGAIEAVACALTLRDGMIHPTINYDNPDPECDLDYVPNVKRPADVRIALSNSFGLGGQNACLVLRRWEEE from the coding sequence ATGACCAATCCGCGACCCCGGGTGGTGATCACCGGAATGGGGGCGATCACCCCGCTCGGCCTCACCGTACCCGAACTGTGGCAAGGGCTGTTGGAGGGCCGCTCGGGCATCTCCCGGATCAGCCAGTTCGACGCCGGTTTTCTTCCGTGCCAGATCGCCGGCGAAGTGAAGGGATTCGATCCCGGCCGCTATATCAATATTAAAGAAGCGCGTCGAATGGCTCGCTGTTCCCAATTCGTCCTGTCCACCGCACAGGAGGCGTTGCGGGCCGCCGGATTGGAGGGCGGCTTTCCGGATCCGGAGCGGGTCGGCGTCCTGCTCGGTACCGCGGTCGGCGGATGGGACCGGATGGCCGAAGGGCTGAAGGTGATGTGGAACCAGGGATACCTTAAGGTCAACCCGTTCATCCCGCCTTCGTCGATTCCGAACATGCCGGGCCATCACCTTTCGCAAAAATATCAGGCGCTCGGCCCGCTGAACACCGTCCCCACCGCCTGCGCGGCGGGGACCCAGGCGATCGGGGAAGCCGCCGAACTCGTCCGGCGCGGGGCGGCCGACATCGTCCTCACCGGCGGCGTGGAGGCCCTGGTGGTGGATTTCATGATCGCCTCGTTTTGCGTGATGCGCGCCCTGCCGGTGAACTTCAACGATTTCCCCGAGCGCGCCTCGCGCCCCTTCACCCGCGACCGCGAGGGTTTCGTGTTTTCCGAGGGTTGCGCCATCCTGGTCGTCGAATCGCTCGAAAGCGCGCGGGAGCGCGGCGCCCCGATCGTCGCCGAAATCCTCGGGCAATCCTCCTCCTCCGATGCCTTCCACATCGCCGCGCCGGATCCTACCAGCAAGGGCGCGGTGCGGGCCATCCGCTGGGCCTTGGCGGACGCCGGCATCACCCCCGAGCAGGTGGATTACATCAACGCCCACGGCACCTCGACCCCGGCCAACGACCTGATGGAAACCAACGCCATCAAGCAGGTGTTCGGCGAACGCGCCAAACGGATCCCCGTCTCCTCGACCAAGTCGATGATCGGCCACCCGCTGGGCGCCGCCGGCGCCATCGAGGCGGTCGCCTGCGCCTTGACCCTGCGGGACGGGATGATCCATCCGACCATCAATTACGACAACCCCGATCCGGAGTGCGACTTGGACTACGTGCCGAACGTCAAGCGCCCGGCCGATGTCCGGATCGCACTCTCCAATTCCTTCGGCCTGGGCGGCCAGAACGCCTGCCTGGTCCTGCGCAGATGGGAGGAAGAGTGA
- a CDS encoding NERD domain-containing protein — MRKISNPAMLKRNKQIGTYGQLGGMGLLGAAVVVSFLWPERIDLMYLGMISGFILASVGNTFTNRWGRTPPPDQAIDDVLKGLDDRHTIVHFRLGAEHALFTPNGIVAILAKYERGRISFDGKKWRQTGVSGFMKFFGMEVLGDPVSDSEFEAENLTRKLRKILKTESLPPVQALIAFVNDKTRVEADSSPVPALHASKVKEHIRHLPKNPTLPPDQFRQVLEYLGEKA; from the coding sequence GTGAGGAAGATCAGCAATCCCGCAATGCTTAAACGCAACAAGCAGATCGGCACCTACGGCCAGCTGGGCGGGATGGGGCTCCTCGGCGCCGCGGTCGTGGTGAGTTTTCTGTGGCCGGAACGGATCGACCTGATGTACCTCGGAATGATCAGCGGATTCATCCTGGCCAGCGTCGGCAATACCTTCACCAACCGCTGGGGCCGCACCCCCCCCCCCGACCAAGCCATCGACGACGTGCTCAAAGGGCTGGACGACCGCCACACGATCGTGCACTTCCGGCTGGGGGCCGAGCACGCCCTCTTTACGCCGAACGGGATCGTCGCGATCCTAGCCAAGTACGAACGCGGGCGGATTTCCTTCGATGGCAAAAAGTGGCGCCAGACGGGCGTTTCCGGCTTTATGAAATTCTTCGGCATGGAGGTGCTAGGCGATCCGGTTTCCGACTCGGAATTCGAGGCCGAGAACCTGACCCGCAAACTGCGGAAAATCCTCAAGACCGAATCCTTGCCTCCCGTCCAGGCGCTGATCGCCTTCGTCAACGACAAAACCCGGGTCGAGGCCGATTCCTCGCCCGTCCCCGCATTGCACGCCTCCAAGGTCAAGGAACACATCCGCCACCTGCCCAAGAACCCGACCCTTCCGCCGGACCAATTTCGGCAAGTGTTAGAATATCTCGGCGAGAAAGCCTGA